The sequence below is a genomic window from Pelmatolapia mariae isolate MD_Pm_ZW linkage group LG9, Pm_UMD_F_2, whole genome shotgun sequence.
gcattttagcaaataaatacataaactcAATTGCTGGTTGGACATCTGGGGTGTGCAATAATAAGATATGCAGAAATTTCAGACCTTTGGTTgaattctgtatttattttcttaaaggGAACTTTGTGAGCACCAAGTACAACCTCTCTGGTGGTTACATCTCTTCATTTCAAAAGAAAGAGGTTGGCTCAGTGGGACAGAGAATCCAGCTTGCCCCCTTGGCTGGCCAGCATGCAAGTAAATAACTCTTTTTTTCTATATAAACCCAACAAAATAACTTGTGAGACTTTTAGCCAGGTACTTTTAATCATTTATGTTGCTCTGAGAGAACAAAAAATCAGCACTCTTTCCCACGTGTCTGAGAGATTGCTCTGTTTCTCTAATCATAAACATTAATTCTGATATTATAGTTGAACTATTCTGTTGTATGATCGTCCTGTACTCTTTTCTAATTTCCTCTGTTTAAATCTGCATCACATTTACTGGGAGtatgtttcctttctttctcccttttcttcacttttagtaaatctttcttcttctcctgaTAATAAAAAAGACAACCCAAAATCTGCAAAACTCAAGCCCATATCCAACTCATCATTAAAAGAAACTGGTGAAGGTATTGCCATTTTCAAAtagttgctgtgttttttttttttttttaaagcatcacCTATAAAGACGCTGGTGATTAAGAGAGACATTTGTTTTCTCTAGAATATGAAGCctggaagaggaggacagacagCTCTCAGATGAAGGGCAGTAGCTATTCATCAGCACTGGGAAAAAACTCCGGAAACCTCCTGACCAGAGCTCCTGCTGTGCAGCCCGTCCATGGGAGGGTCGACTGGACATCCAAATATGGCGGAAACCGGTAGTTTGGGGGAGCACATGCTACAACTACTACAGCTTGTTAGTCTTTGGCTGAGAAATTGAATCCTGAGCAGGCTGCTTGACTATGCTTACGCTCAGATATCAAGGTCGAGCACATCCCACGTTCTTTGTTATGTTTGTACAAGTAGCACCAAAATGTATGTGCATTGAATCTCTGTGTTCTGGAGATGATGGTTGCCATGATGCTTAACCACGACCGGTATTGTCCTCAAGACAATCCCACTGCATCCTTCAGATACAGTGGGAGCCAATTTCATTGTcattgtttggatttttttttttttttttttatataaaagtaGGACTCCAGCACAGcatttcaacttttattttttaactttagatttttttttaattcattttctcTAGTTTCATATAACAAAATGTCTTTAATGAATGGTTCCTGTAATGTTATATCCTCTCTGCTTTTATTCAGCATGTAGTAGGTGACACAAAAAAATCCTGAGTGTCATAAAAATATAGCAGACTCTGAAAACTGTAAGGGAACTGCAAACCTCTTTGTAATATATCAATGAGtaagctgatttttttaaacttttttttttaacaaataaacaagTTCAAAGGTGCATTCACTGAAAAAAGACAACTATTTACTATATAAACAAGAGGGTACATTTATTTCATAAATCtacactttttttaaacaaaaggaCATGATTCTGGACATAAATGGCAAATGCTGAGAGGGTGCTTCTGAAAAGAGCCACAGGAGCTGATGGGAACTGATATTTCTTCCATGATTTCAACATATTAACTTCATCAGGACTGTACAGGTTTCTGGAGCAACGCCAAGCTAAGCTTCCCCACCATCAGAGCACTGAAACAAAAGGATTACATTAGACCTCATTCAAAGAGCCAAAgtatacagtaaaaaaaaaaatacagattacTGGAAGTGGGGGGAAAATAAAATCCTCTGTAAAATGTGGCTTTCTTGGCTACAATGTAGTATATAAATAGAAATGAGGACAAAATTATTAGTGCCTCGATGATATTAAACGTTTTTGTCATAATAACTTTTTTGTAAATGGAGCAAGGGATTTATTAACATAGCATTTCTAAATATACTAGCCTTCTTTAGAAATTATTTCTATTAGCACACAATAACAGaattatttcagaaaaaaataaaagttaccAGGGTCAATATTAATGCTCCCcctgacatgtgcaatgacatgCTTTAACTCTGTAATGCTCAAAGACTGGAAAAATATCAAGTTAAAACTGAAGGTTGTCTTCTTATTTACACAGTATAAAAACTTCAACGGTTTGAGCTGTCAAGAAATCAGTTTaaacttgcaaaaaaaaaagaaaaaagaaaaaaagttgttaaTGCTCAAGAAGTAGGCGACGGATACACAAAGTTATCAAATGTCAAGAACTGGCATGAGAAATCTCATCAAGAAATTCAGAAAGAGCCACACAAGGCAGAACAAGCCTGGCAGAGGTAGGAAGCGAACGATTTCAAAGACTCTGGGAAGAAAACTAGCAAGCTGTATCCAAAGACCCCCAGAACAACTGCTGAGACACAAGTGAATGACTCAAACAAGTCTGAAATTATAGTCTTGAAGAGGACAATCGGTAGAACCCTGGTTTCGGACTAagaaatatttataataatCAAAATAttctaaataataatataaaaatagaaataataatcGTTTGGATATGgtagtttttgtgaaataattttgtttctgtgtgcaaaGTAAGTAAAATAATATTCCAAAATCAAACTAAGATATCTGGAATAATACTGTCCTCATCTGTGGTACTTGATAACAAGTAATGGCTGATTGGACTTATACCAGACCTTGCTACAGCCATCAGACCAGCTGGCATGAACTTCCTCGATCCATAAAACCGCTTCCCCATGATACCAGTCAGTGCTCCTGATGCAGCTGGCAGACAGCAGGAGATGGAAAAGGTTAGTGAAGGCACTTGCAATGAAGACATTAGATATTCAGAAACTGTTTACTTACATGCAGAACATACAGCTGCTGTATGCAGTTTAGTATGTGGGTCCACATTCAAAGAGCCAAAGTATACAGTGGGTCCACATACTAAACATGTTGAGTGtatttttttggtcataaggcATAAGAGAGGTATTCAATTAACATTCAAGACTGCGTCTTAAATGGCACAGCAGTGTTCAAACTTTACAGCTTTTTCTGACATGATGTTTTTCATAAGCTgaggaaagaggaaagaaaaaaaagtttactaACCTAGTGACACCCAAACATTTTTAGGATCATTTGAGACCTGGTAAGCTCCAAAACCTGCAAAGCCCCCAAACAGAAGCCCAGCAGCTAGGGAGGGAACACTGCCTGACAGAACAAACATACAGGAGGTCAGAACCTAGGAAAATATAAACCAACGAGACAACAGCACCAATAGTAACACTTGCTGTTATAGAAATTGGATTATTTAACTTAACTATTTTAGGTAACACATACCTGCTTTCACGTAACCAATGACTCCTCCAGATGCTACAAGCGTGGCGTATCCATATCCTACCCAATCCACAGTCATGTTGGACACCTGTCAGGACCACAGCGTGAAGTTATGCGAGTCAACAAACACATTATTGGCGTTGCACATCGATTATTCAATTAAAACCTCCTCCTGATGTGAATCTAATTTGACCTACTGGTGTAAAAATACTTAAGGAGCTGTCCGAGTCCTGCAACACAGAGCTGTTACTGAGCATTAACGGAACCAacagaaaaagtgaaaacattGTAGGAATGTTCCCGCTGTCACACATCTCAGCCGTAGTTTGTCAGCTTTTGATCAGAAGTCGTTAAAGAAAAAAggggcgtgtgtgtgtctggcttAGTAGATAAGCCAGACTGCTTTACTGAGCCTTAGCATAAACTAGCATCACTGCTGCATCACACACTCAGAAGTTACACAATATTGCCGAAACCACTGTTAACAGTCACCCCGTAAACTTTGAAAGTGGATTAAATCTTAAGCAGCACTCTAAAACACTGACACTGTCGGGTATGAAAGCTGAATTAAAATACAAACCGACTTACAACCTTAGTCGTTCAGTTTGCCCTCTGTCTGTCACTGACATAAACAGTGTGGTCCCTACCAACGGCAGCTTGTTCTCCACCGAGCACAATTTATTGCTGCACTGTACGTTATGCGCTCGCGGATGCCGCATGCGTAGGCTTACAGTTCTGAGCAGATCTCTTTATGTTGCCAAACACATACGGCTGcgcttaataataataataataataataataataataataatatggttTTTTTATCGTTTATGTTGGTGCAAATAAACACGGCCGATGACACTTAAAAGCTATTAAACTATTTTCTCTGCGGAATCACTACTGACGATTTATTGTCCTGTACTCTCCATAATAAACTGAGTCCTGCTTACTTAACGTCGTCGTATCATGTCAACCACTAAATGCACTCAATTGAGTAACCCCAACGCCACTCGGAGCTCTTTTGTGATAATTGACGGCCACTAGATGGCGCCACAGGATTATATTAGGTTGTGTTTCAAGTTCAAACTGCACCCCTCATACCAAGAGCTTTTTTTCAAATAGGCATGTACTTTGATTTGCATGCATCCGAAAAAAAAATGGTGTCTTCTGTTGGGTGACTAAAATGATCAAGTTTTAGCTTGACAGACTGATTAAGGTTAATGAAGAAACACAGGTAAACACAAGCACCCAGCGTATTGCTTGTTAGGAATGCATTTGTAATATTTGCAAACGTTTGTATTCCTGACAATTCGTGCAATTTCATGTAGCCTTTCCTTTAAAGCACCTGTGTTTCTGACTGGCATCGGCTCTGCAGATCTACTTCCTGGAATGCTCCCTGCTCACACATTCTCATTTGGTTTCAATTACCTGCGATATTGACTTCAATCCACCAGCCGCGCTTCCTCGCTCTTATCCAAAAGCAAGGTGGCGCTATAACACAAGTTATCTTGTTCAGATAGCAGCGTTTCTAACGTTGGGCCCGAAACCGTCTCaattgaaaaatataaatagataaataaatcacGAATTTTTATGAATATAACCATGCTGTGTGTGGCTTTGGAGATCTTCGCCAGTAGGACACATCCAGCAGGAGCTAGAGCGTGGCTGTGGGAAAAGAATATTTGTTGCAAACTCAGCATTTCTACGAAATGATTTACCAACTTCATAACTTCATAACGTTTGGGGGATAAGAAAAAGTGCTCCTGTCTTTGATCAgccttttttaaagaagaagaagacgaagaagaagaaggaggaagtCTTTCAGCCATTTCAAGCAATGAGAGAAGGACGCGTAAATTACGCACCAAAATctgtctgtgtatttaggtACACttgataataacaataatgattaTAGCAATACTACtaccactactactactactactacaactacaactaataataataatagtaataataataatgataataataaaatgtacaAGATGCCTGAGGCGCAGTCGTGGCTATCGCCTTTTAAACACAGCTGGCGGTTGGGGAACATTGCCGGAGGCCCGGTgctgtgtgctgctggttgaaaCTAAGCCCTAGACCGGCTAGATATTCAAAAGGGACCCCGCTGCAGAACAAGAGTAACCTACTCTCAGACAGCTCTGCTTTAAAACTTCACTCCTCCCTTGCGCAGAGCCCCAAACAATATTTCTGATTCCCCCTCCCCACCTTCCTCTCCTTTGTCCAGGCCTGGTAAGGTCTATATAGCTGCAGGTATTGTGTGTGCAGTTAAAATGTGTTCGCCTTTGAAGTCAAACATGAAGGCTCGTTTAAAATATTAACGCCACAAAAATCTATAGTCTCCGTGTGGAATTTTGCAAtttagaaaaatacaaaaaaaaaaaaaaagtgttaaagcaaaattaattgtattttttcttcccccgttaaaagtttgtccaccagcaCCAGTGTTACACTTCACGCTTATAACACGctgtctttatgtgtgtgatATGATATAGTGAAAGGATCAATGATGCTATCTGCCAGCGAAGTGCCCCCGCGACTACGTCCATAGCAGCCAGTTTgcctacgtgtgtgtgtatgtgtatgtgatgCGTATTACTTCAAAGAGGAGAAAGGGGGTTTTGGACAAAAGATTTGGCCATTGTCACCCACGTCAGCGCACGTGTTGCTCTGctttctgtgtgcgtgtgtgcgcgtaccACGTggagggggagggaggggaTGGGGGGGAGGTTGCTCATTCGCTCTTGGCCCGAGGGGTCTACATAAGTATGTATTAGAAATAAACagtggataaataaataatgactctCACAATAGTATGGTAGCTTTCTGTGTAATGATGTTGGCAGTTAACCTTCAAGTTTTTTAACTTGACACAGTTTCATTTGCACTGACAATTCATGTTTTCTACCAAGCAAGACAAATCAGAGAAGAAAAGGAACGGAAAGGTTAACAGATATGTCCTTTTTAGTTTTATGCCAGGTGAAGACAAATATAACctttataattatatatatttatattcgCTTTGTCCCACGCAGTTTCCCGTATTTTCTCATATGGAAcctttattactattattattttaaaaagcacatcATAGTTTATCACACTGTTTGTACGCACAATAAACCAAATTATTATTTGATGAAAAATCATATAAAATCCTCTGTTTTTGTCAAAACATGAAATGGAAATTTTTATTCAAAACtgatctttaaaaatatattattacaGATGTATGTATTTGTTGGGGTGTGTTGTGTCTGCATCAGTCACGTTAAATAGCCTAAATAATATCCATACTTTCAGCTCGTCACTTGTGAACgctgttgttttaaaaactaattaacTATGACAGCTCAGACCTAttcaacacacagacacagacaagctgtttctttttttcttcccaggTGCTCGCCACTCTCTGGTCCACACCCGGAGCAGTGCGCATGCGTCGCCAGGTGGCTCCACACCGTTTTTATGGCCAGGTGAAGCGATTCCGGCCCAGGTAAAGGTTTACTTTTGCGAACGAAGGCTTAATGAAATAGACGCGCCGTCGGATCGGACCAAAACAAACCGCCAAAGGAAGCAGAGGATAAAGAATGTCAATTATGGGCAAAATGATGGAATGGCAGGTATGTATTGTTTAccttaagaaaaagaaaacggctgcaaaaaggggggaaaaatacataaaaacagtCAAAGTATCGACTTGTTGGATGAGGCTGCATGGACGCTATGAAATCCTGTAGTAAAGAGAAGCGGCACAGTTCTGTAGAGGCTCCTGGATTTGATCACACAGGAGATATTTTGGAGTCTTTTGCGGGGAACTATAGCCTGAAGTGTGGAATTAAccatattttttgttgttgttttttttattctgaatGTCTGAAGGTATGGATCGTTTGTTGCAAGGAGATCGTGCGCGTTTCAGACACACGGTGATATCCACATTTGTTTCATCATAAGTTAGACATGTATGGAAACAGACTTGAGGTGCTTTGTTAGGTGGAGGTGGAGCGATTAGAAAACAAAACCCGTGCTCGAACCTTGTAGTTAGGCTTTAAAgcagaaagaacaaaaacaaagaataacaATGATAAACTTTTCGTGTGCTTTGCAGCTGTTCCAATTTTGCATGGCGTGAGCATCTCACAGTGGACTTTCTGTACagtctcatttttaaaaaatgatctgGGCTTGACTCAAAAGTATGGCCTCGGCTTGTGGATGCGTTGGGGATTTAAGATACGACCTGAGATCTTTGGTGGAAGACAAACACTCCAGTTTCAGGCGAGCAGGCCAGGTCTCTTTTGCACGGATGCATTGCTGTCGTTGACAGCCGCTCCACGTTCATTAATAACAACTgtttgttacaaaaaaaaaaaggggggggggggggcggtcTCCGTCCCACCAAAAATACCAAACAGACTTTTAAAAGGGGGACAACGCCTTAAAGCGCCGTGGACCTGTCTGCTGACCCACGACCTGGTGAGGTGAAGGCTCAACCGGCGACAGGACAGAGCCAGGCTCCCCCAGCCGCTCATTCAAATGAAACAAGGCCACGTTGTTGTGTTAATTATTGACACCAACCTCAcctccctcccccctcctcGACTCCCTCACAAGCCCTGCCAGCCTTACAGGTAGCCAGTGGACCTGTAGAGCAGCTTTGAATAACTCACCCTTTTTAACATCACACTGAAAGAATAGCCTCTCGAGGTCTCAATAGGATTAAAATAACACTTtgggagggttttttttgtttggttttttttgcagaaaaaaaatcagggttGGCCCCACGGTGTGTGTGATGGGctggttttttttacatcaaatttAAAGTTATCAAGAAGTGGATAGAAGGGAGTTCagtttagacaaaaaaaaagtcacagaaaaatatatttgacAATTTGTTAAAAATATACAATTTCTCGAGGATTCTTTAGGATGTGCACTTTTCCATCCTCCCAAATATGAAATCAAAATGATTGTAGAAAGTGTCCCAGGTGCAAGCAGGTCCCCATGCATGACCGTACCCTCCCTTCCtctcaataaaacaaaaaccacacacacacacacctcattgAACAGTAGAAATAATAACCGTGTGTAGCGTCTTGTTGCTTTTTTAGTCTTTACCTGTAATGCTGTCCATTGGTGTTGTGTGAGCAGATGGGGGGAATCAAACGGCTGTTGATATGCTAATGAGGCCCGGTGCCAGTGTTATTACAGAGCTGATCCAGCCCTTCACTTCCACCATTAGAGGGAGACCTCAGAGCGCAAGACAGACAACCAACCCACAGCTTCAATAAAAGTAGTTTTTCTGAGCGGGGAGCACAATTCACTGAGTGAAAACAAGACTAAGGCGATACCTATACTCAATATCCACCTCAACAACCCATGAAAATGCTCTGGAAATTAACTGATAACATTAAATATGAAGACTGCGAGGTAAGAGGCTCGTTTTTAATTTACtaaatttgttgttgttatattattattatttttaaagattCAGTAATTATTTTatggctgctttttaaaattgttttgatCCAGCTGTGAGATTCTTTTGACAGCTGTTAGAGAACATATTTAACTGCAAGATGAATAGACTGCATCTTATGGCTTTTGTTaagtaatgtaataataataataataataataataataataataataataataataatagaaagcTGTTTTTAATATCGTCTGGCTGCATAAAAATCACAGCATTTTCCACTTTAAAacttacattaaaataaaataaatacgacTAAAAAATTCTATTGCACGTGAAAACATTAAAGCATTAATGTACACTTACCAtggattaaattaaaaaataatattttaaagcagTGTGAGTTCTGGCACTGCCTGGTTCATTTTGCGCTTCAGTTACAAGCTCTTGGACTCTTCaggtttttctgtcactgcagAAGCCGTTAAATTCTgcgtgtgcgtgtatgtgtgaaGTGCATACACTGagtgattgttgttgttgttgtggacACAGACGAAGTTTGGCAGTAATACCGGTGGTTTGTTTAAGGAGTGGAGAAGCCAGTCGGACGTGTTTTCGCCCGCGTCCTGTGAGGATAGAGAAGGACGGGagcaagaaagcaaaaaaacagaaagaaagaaagtggcACCTCCGCGGTAGTGTTAAATGGATTCTTTTAATTTACAGACAAACGGTTTGTTTCCTCCGCTGGTATCgaggcaaaaaaagagaaatacatAAACAGATAAATAACATTTGCAGTCGCGGTCCAGCCGAGGCCCCAGTAAGTGCTGTTTCGTAATTTTAAAGTGCATGATTAGGCAGGAAGGGGAGTGGAGCTATTTCAAGCCGCGCGCAAAAGTTACAGAGCGCAGGATCCAGCGGCCCTGTCTCACACTGTGGGAATTTTATTTTGCTCCATCTTTCCGGGTCAACGTTAAAGTTAAAGTCGGCGTGACTCTGGTTTTTTTTTGGAGTCGAGGACGGATCGGTGGATTAATTCGGCGGAGAcgggagaggcagagagagagagagtgagagagaaccATGGAGGACAGCTCGCTGTCGGAGTCTGAGGTGGAAAACAAAGGGACAAGCGGTAGAAATGAGCCGGCTGGAATGCCCATAGCGTCGTCTGCTGGATTTTCACCCAGTTCAGAGGTGCACATTGTTTCCTTCCCTGGCTTCTTCATTCCTGTCTGTGGTCCACCTCCCTTCCCATTCCTgtctttctttcacttttgCGCTTTGGCCTGGGACTCTTTTAAAatgcccccctcctcctcctccctctctctctgattCGTCAGACGAGGTGAATGTCCCTCTTTTTGTGTGTGCCTCTCTCCGCACACTCTCTcactccctctttctctctcactccccctctctctctccccatcTCTGATTAGATATACTGATTCCTCCTTTCAATGGACGTCATTTAAGCGCAGACTCCTGCCTTGAGTTGCGTCCTCCGCTTCACGCCAGATTTCCGTCTATTCTTTCCTTGTTATTAAGTATTCCTGTGATATTAATTGTAATGAATGCGTTCTGGTAGGAGTCCGAGAGGGAGACGAAGAAGCGGCTCTTTTTTTGGGCTAATATGAGCTCGAGCGAAGGGACGGTAGCACTGTGATAGAAGCCCGGAGAACAGGGGGGAAAAGAGGGTTTACCAAGAGAAACTTTTCAACCTCGATCGGCCAGCACCGCCGAATATCTGCATTGTTAGAAGCAAATGAAGGGCAGCTGGGATCTAACCATTTATTTCTGATGGATTATCGTCCTGCTACCGAGGCACATATCTGATCGCCGGGGCCATCGTGATCTTTGCAGGAGAGAAGAGTTTTTTCGGGGgccttgttctttttttttcttttttctcttttgggtTTTGCTGGTTAATTCCTTTTGCTCTTTCCCCCCGCCCCCCCAAAGACTCCGTGTTTTTGTGAACTGATTATTATAataatcattttttattattattgagtCCCACCAAAAATCCTTACAGATGTTGGTGCACAGTTTTTCCCCGATGGTAAGTTGCTGGAGTCTCCCACTATCAGatactttctttctttgcttgtttgcCTAcgagatttttttcatttctttttttttatactttaagtttttttttctcccaaagCGTGCATGCTTGAAAAATCAGCTGAGCGTCCTCCaaataacaattttaaaaaaaatgtcaggacTTTCCTATTTAATGccgtttcattttctgtttttttaaaattattatttattttgctcaTGTGCTGTCAGGTTATTTTCAATTCCCAAAACTTTGCGGATGTGTTGtgggtgttgttgtttttttgttggttaaaaaaaaatccctttccCCAATTAACTGGAATAATTCAACACAGATTCCACACTTGAGCTAATTCGTGTCTTCCACTCAGGGGCATATTTGATAATGCCCGCAGAGCAttcacatgtaaaaatatagaCGGACGTTTCGCTAATTTATGACCGtgtcctttatttttatttttattttgaacgTATTCAGGCTAAAACgcacttttccttttttccttaccTGCCAGGATCGTCACGACGGCACCAGCAATGGGACAGCCAGGCTACCTCAGCTGGGCAGCGTGGGCCAGAGTCCCTACACGAGCGCCCCTCCGCTCTCCCACACACCGAACTCGGACTTCCAGCCCCCGTACTTTCCCCCACCCTACCAGCCCATCTACCCGCAGTCTCAGGACCCTTACTCGCACGTCAACGACCCATACTCCCTCAACTCCCTGCACGCCCAACCGCAGCCACAGCACCCGGGCTGGCCGGGCCAGAGGCAGGGTCAGGAGAGCGGCCTGCTGCATCAGCACCGCAGCCTGCCCCACCAGTTGTGCCGGGAGTATCGCAGGGAAGTGCTCCTGCCATCCGGCCACGGCATCGAAACGGGACTGTCGGACTCTATCCCTATCCATGGAATACACCAATCTTTAGAAGACGTGCAGGTGAGGCAGCGTTTACCTGGCTTTCTCTTTCTGTGGAATTACTCCCTTTAAGAAATgaaaattgaaagaaaaaaatgaaagaaagaaaaggaataaTGCTGTCATTAAGAGTTCGAGCACCACGGGTGCCAACCCGCTATTATCAGTAAgagtgagggtgtgtgtgtgtgtgttttttatttaaataaataatgaaatttgTTCTGTCACCCCGCCTTTAAGAAATCAGGTACTAGTCATAGCAGTGCTGTAACTGTATCATGTTTATCTTATTAATATTAGCTGATACAAAACACGACTGACACGCAGTAAATTAGGTTCGGGGAGCTCATTGTAGCTCTTAAAATAGCAAatatacaaaacaaataaatgcgtggatttttttttcagtatcgTCAAGGTGGTTTAAGACAAAGCAGCACTGATTTGCAATTTATTTCTGtcatgaaatatatttcaaaaaacatttataatgCTGTTCGTCGACACATGGCTTTTGTTCGACATCTGAAAGTAAAAAGGcatgaaatacatgaaaataattGATATCTGTATTTTCACGAGTAATTGTTTTTCGTGTcgtttgatttttatttaatttctctgtttaagaaaaaataaaatatatgaagcCGACGCTTATTTGAGAACAATAACATCAGAGTATACTACAtgcacattaacaagagaatatTACTTTGCTGCACGGAGCTCAGGCAGACGTTTTACTGAAGGTCTGTGATGGACGAGCTTTTAAAATTGTCAATAAACTCCATTTATAATAAGAACATTACACAAAAAATCAGAAACAAACACCAATAATTCGCTAATTAGTTCATAGGCCTTTAATAGGCAGCGCCGCCGTAATTACTATCCAATCTAGATTAGAAGTTTCCTTGTGAGTACAGCCAATCTGAGGGCGAAATTAGGTCAGGATTATGGGGCGACACAGCTTCGTTATTTAAGTCTGCGTTTGTCATCTAATCAGTGTAACCGGTCGAAAACACACATGGACAATAATAACAGGTATGGGGCCTCGGGAGCCTCCATGTTGGGTGATTCTGGCTGCTAATTGTGTCAGGCTTTGTTCCTGCACCGCATCCTGAGGTGCGTTTACGTACGCAGGACCGAGGCTGACATTATTaggtttttccttctctttcctgCCTTTGTGCTTAAAcgtatacttttttttttgcatttgtgtcATAGCCTGTTGAGGATCAAGGAATTCACATCCCCGACCAGACTGTAATTAAAAAAGGTAAGCAATTTCCTCCGAGATACAGTACCATGCATGTTTCTTCAAGCTGCACACCActaagcaacacacacacactcgcatacacgcacacgcacaaacgCCATTCACTATTCTGCTCGAGAGAGCTCGATGCAATGCGGTAATGCCTGACTGATCCTAATACGCAGTAGCCTATTTTTCATTACATGGTTTCCAAGTGCGTCAAACTGGCtgcaccttttttttcccctcgctGATGGAATTTACTGTCAGCGTTTCAGCGCAGCGGGGAGATGAGTAGAGCTGGTGGGCTTTGTAGGCCCGCGTGCTATTGATGGTCAAAGATACAGGCCTCATAGACGATCCTGGCACTTCAGGAAGCCAATAGCTGCAATCACGTAGCGTGGTCAAATCTAAAATGGGAGTTGGTACCGCTGGATGGAGCACAGGCCTGCTGTGTGTAGGATGATAGTCTGTCATTCAGTGAGGGGAATCAAAACTAGgcttgggaaaaaaataaaatcacttgGCTGGATGTTTAATATGGTGAAATGTAattgtttaaatatatatttaggcTACTTTGGTGAAGGTTGTTGgattgtgctgctgctgcttcagtcCGTCGTGTTTATTTGCTGTTAAAATTCAGTGAATTGTATTACTT
It includes:
- the tmem14ca gene encoding transmembrane protein 14C isoform X2 — translated: MTVDWVGYGYATLVASGGVIGYVKAGSVPSLAAGLLFGGFAGFGAYQVSNDPKNVWVSLAASGALTGIMGKRFYGSRKFMPAGLMAVASALMVGKLSLALLQKPVQS
- the tmem14ca gene encoding transmembrane protein 14C isoform X1, producing the protein MCDSGNIPTMFSLFLLVPLMLSNSSVLQDSDSSLSIFTPVSNMTVDWVGYGYATLVASGGVIGYVKAGSVPSLAAGLLFGGFAGFGAYQVSNDPKNVWVSLAASGALTGIMGKRFYGSRKFMPAGLMAVASALMVGKLSLALLQKPVQS